A portion of the Choristoneura fumiferana chromosome 6, NRCan_CFum_1, whole genome shotgun sequence genome contains these proteins:
- the LOC141429159 gene encoding uncharacterized protein isoform X5, with translation MNPEHHNINTGGGQPPGNSEQSQQTTNVTPTSSATDLRVNSAAVNVALSSVAKYWVFTNLFPGPIPQVSVYGLPTGTRIENGKPVQDIGQAHASILNGDPNIILGHHAGQSQVTVSAAQQLPQIIATQTQSHDLAHVQQQELASQQGSGTTQVTVSPGQTTHQQHIMQQQLMAATRPEHSNQQIQLTVSEDGIVTVVDPGGGKLVDKEELHEAIKMPSDHTLTVHQLQQIVGQQVLENVVRIEQATGEPANILVTQNPDGTTSIEASAADPLAVVKDEKSSKIETAHFALPAEIKDLKGIDLKSVGAMGMEGAVVKISAGASEHDMHAMYKVNVEDLSQLLAYHEVFGKLNTDGQPQAKVIGEVEVEAGTSAAMSAEESSPGHHACDICGKIFQFRYQLIVHRRYHGERKPFTCQVCGSAFANPVELSRHGKCHLAGDPADRTAKRLTQDKPYACTTCHKTFARKEHLDNHVRSHTGETPYRCQFCAKTFTRKEHMVNHVRKHTGETPHRCDICKKSFTRKEHFMNHVMWHTGETPHHCTICGKKYTRKEHLTNHMRSHTNDTPFRCELCGKSFTRKEHFTNHILWHTGETPHRCDFCSKTFTRKEHLLNHVRQHTGESPHRCNYCSKSFTRREHLVNHVRQHTGETPFQCGYCPKAFTRKDHLVNHVRQHTGESPHKCSFCTKSFTRKEHLTNHVRQHTGESPHRCTYCAKSFTRKEHLNNHVRQHTGETPHKCTFCPKAYSRKEHLNNHIRQHTGDAPHSCSYCNKSFSRKEHLVNHIRQHTGETPFKCTYCSKSFSRKEHLTNHVHLHTGETPHKCPFCTKTFSRKEHLTNHVRIHTGESPHRCEFCHKTFTRKEHLTNHLKQHTGDTPHACKVCSKPFTRKEHLVAHMRSHSCGERPFSCGECGKSFPLKGNLLFHERSHNKNGTGARPFRCDICSKDFMCKGHLASHRRTHSEAAAEGAVDAPAEEDCGDCVKCEKDPLDQPERKHDIRPAAESRPAENAVAQNPQANATVMQITSQQVRAGAASGAAAVPSATFTAAAPLHHPVTVNY, from the exons ATGAATCCGGAGCATCACAATATCAATACGGGTGGCGGCCAGCCCCCAGGAAACTCGGAG CAATCGCAGCAAACGACGAATGTGACCCCAACGAGTTCTGCAACGGACCTACGAGTGAACTCTGCTGCAGTGAACGTCGCTTTGTCTAGCGTCGCGAAATATTGGGTGTTTACAAATTTGTTCCCGGGTCCCATACCGCAAGTTTCGGTTTACGGGCTTCCCACCGGAACGCGCATAGAAAATGGAAAACCAGTGCAG GATATTGGCCAAGCCCATGCAAGCATACTTAATGGAGACCCAAACATCATACTTGGACACCACGCAGGACAGTCGCAAGTCACTGTCTCAGCAGCGCAACAGTTACCACAGATCATTGCTACGCAAACACAATCCCATG ATTTGGCCCATGTACAGCAACAAGAGCTAGCATCTCAACAGGGCTCGGGCACAACCCAGGTCACCGTGAGCCCGGGTCAAACCACTCACCAG CAACACATAATGCAACAACAGCTGATGGCCGCAACGCGCCCTGAACACTCCAATCAACAG ATCCAGCTGACAGTGAGCGAGGATGGCATCGTCACAGTAGTGGACCCTGGAGGGGGAAAGCTCGTGGACAAAGAGGAATTACATGAAGCTATCAAAATGCCTTCAGACCACACCCTCACTGTGCACCAGTTACAGCAAATCGTTGGGCAACAG GTGTTAGAAAACGTGGTCCGCATCGAGCAAGCGACCGGCGAGCCGGCCAATATCTTAGTAACGCAGAACCCAGACGGAACCACGTCCATCGAAGCCAGTGCGGCCGATCCACTTGCCGTCGTGAAGGACGAAAAAAGTTCCAAAATAGAGACCGCGCATTTCGCGCTACCAGCTGAAATAAAAGACCTCAAGGGCATTGATTTGAAG AGTGTAGGAGCGATGGGGATGGAAGGAGCGGTGGTGAAGATATCAGCGGGTGCTTCCGAGCACGATATGCACGCCATGTACAAAGTCAATGTAGAGGATTTGTCACAGCTACTGGCTTACCACGAAGTCTTTGGTAAACTCAATACCGACGGCCAGCCACAAGCTAAA GTGATAGGCGAAGTGGAAGTAGAAGCGGGAACGAGCGCGGCTATGTCGGCGGAAGAGTCCTCACCTGGTCACCACGCCTGTGATATTTGCGGGAAGATATTCCAGTTCCGTTACCAACTTATTGTTCATAG ACGATACCACGGCGAGCGGAAACCCTTCACGTGTCAAGTTTGTGGATCGGCCTTTGCGAATCCTGTTGAACTATCAAGACACGGGAAATGCCATCTTG CCGGTGATCCAGCCGATAGGACGGCTAAAAGGTTGACCCAGGACAAACCCTATGCGTGCACGACTTGCCATAAAACGTTCGCGCGCAAAGAACACCTAGACAACCACGTACGAAGTCACACCGGAGAAACTCCATACAG GTGTCAATTTTGCGCCAAAACGTTTACGCGCAAAGAACACATGGTCAACCATGTCCGCAAACACACAGGCGAGACTCCGCACCGCTGTGACATCTGCAAGAAAAGCTTCACCAGGAAGGAACACTTTATGAACCACGTCATGTGGCACACTG GTGAAACTCCACATCATTGTACAATATGCGGCAAGAAGTATACTAGGAAGGAGCATTTAACCAACCATATGCGATCCCATACAAACGATACCCCGTTCCGCTGCGAACTCTGTGGGAAGTCTTTCACGAGAAAGGAACACTTCACCAATCACATATTGTGGCATACTG GTGAAACGCCGCATCGCTGCGACTTCTGCTCCAAAACGTTCACACGCAAGGAGCATCTACTCAACCACGTTCGACAACACACTGGCGAGTCCCCGCATCGTTGCAACTACTGCTCGAAGTCATTCACGCGCCGCGAACATCTTGTCAATCATGTGCGGCAACACACGGGAGAAACACCCTTCCAGTGCGGATACTGCCCCAAAGCGTTCACGAGGAAAGACCATCTAG TGAACCACGTCAGACAACACACGGGCGAATCTCCTCACAAGTGCTCGTTCTGTACTAAATCCTTCACTCGCAAAGAGCACCTGACAAACCACGTAAGGCAACACACCGGAGAATCGCCCCACAGATGCACCTACTGCGCAAAATCCTTCACCAGGAAGGAGCATCTTAATAATCACGTTAG ACAGCACACGGGCGAAACTCCGCACAAATGTACGTTCTGCCCGAAGGCGTACTCTCGTAAGGAGCATCTGAACAACCACATCCGGCAACATACTGGCGACGCGCCGCACTCCTGTTCCTATTGCAACAAGAGTTTCTCCAGGAAGGAACATCTTGTCAATCATATTCG GCAACACACGGGCGAGACCCCATTCAAGTGCACGTACTGTTCCAAGTCGTTCTCGCGCAAGGAACACCTCACGAATCACGTGCACCTGCACACCGGGGAAACGCCGCACAAATGCCCCTTTTGTACCAAAACCTTCTCCCGGAAGGAGCATCTCACTAATCACGTCAG AATACACACGGGTGAATCCCCACATCGATGCGAATTCTGTCACAAGACGTTCACACGGAAAGAGCACTTGACCAACCATCTCAAGCAGCACACGGGAGACACGCCCCACGCTTGCAAAGTCTGCTCTAAGCCTTTCACTCGCAAGGAGCATCTTGTTGCGCATATGAG ATCGCACAGTTGCGGCGAACGGCCGTTCAGTTGCGGCGAGTGCGGCAAGTCGTTCCCATTGAAAGGCAATTTGCTGTTCCACGAGCGATCGCACAACAAAAACGGCACCGGCGCGCGGCCCTTCCGCTGCGACATCTGTTCCAAGGATTTCATGTGCAAAG GTCATTTGGCGTCCCACCGGCGCACGCACAGCGAGGCGGCGGCGGAGGGCGCGGTCGACGCGCCCGCCGAGGAGGACTGCGGCGACTGCGTCAAGTGCGAGAAGGACCCGCTCGACCAGCCCGAGCGGAAACACGACATCAG aCCAGCAGCAGAAAGCAGACCTGCTGAGAACGCCGTAGCACAAAATCCCCAAGCTAATGCAACTGTGATGCAAATTACCAGTCAA CAGGTGCGGGCTGGCGCCGCGTCGGGCGCGGCCGCGGTCCCGAGCGCCACGTTCACGGCCGCCGCGCCGCTGCACCACCCGGTCACCGTCAACTACTaa
- the LOC141429159 gene encoding uncharacterized protein isoform X6, translated as MNPEHHNINTGGGQPPGNSEQSQQTTNVTPTSSATDLRVNSAAVNVALSSVAKYWVFTNLFPGPIPQVSVYGLPTGTRIENGKPVQDIGQAHASILNGDPNIILGHHAGQSQVTVSAAQQLPQIIATQTQSHDLAHVQQQELASQQGSGTTQVTVSPGQTTHQVSNNRVEFVHHNIDMDHHLQQHIMQQQLMAATRPEHSNQQIQLTVSEDGIVTVVDPGGGKLVDKEELHEAIKMPSDHTLTVHQLQQIVGQQVLENVVRIEQATGEPANILVTQNPDGTTSIEASAADPLAVVKDEKSSKIETAHFALPAEIKDLKGIDLKSVGAMGMEGAVVKISAGASEHDMHAMYKVNVEDLSQLLAYHEVFGKLNTDGQPQAKVIGEVEVEAGTSAAMSAEESSPGHHACDICGKIFQFRYQLIVHRRYHGERKPFTCQVCGSAFANPVELSRHGKCHLAGDPADRTAKRLTQDKPYACTTCHKTFARKEHLDNHVRSHTGETPYRCQFCAKTFTRKEHMVNHVRKHTGETPHRCDICKKSFTRKEHFMNHVMWHTGETPHRCDFCSKTFTRKEHLLNHVRQHTGESPHRCNYCSKSFTRREHLVNHVRQHTGETPFQCGYCPKAFTRKDHLVNHVRQHTGESPHKCSFCTKSFTRKEHLTNHVRQHTGESPHRCTYCAKSFTRKEHLNNHVRQHTGETPHKCTFCPKAYSRKEHLNNHIRQHTGDAPHSCSYCNKSFSRKEHLVNHIRQHTGETPFKCTYCSKSFSRKEHLTNHVHLHTGETPHKCPFCTKTFSRKEHLTNHVRIHTGESPHRCEFCHKTFTRKEHLTNHLKQHTGDTPHACKVCSKPFTRKEHLVAHMRSHSCGERPFSCGECGKSFPLKGNLLFHERSHNKNGTGARPFRCDICSKDFMCKGHLASHRRTHSEAAAEGAVDAPAEEDCGDCVKCEKDPLDQPERKHDIRPAAESRPAENAVAQNPQANATVMQITSQQVRAGAASGAAAVPSATFTAAAPLHHPVTVNY; from the exons ATGAATCCGGAGCATCACAATATCAATACGGGTGGCGGCCAGCCCCCAGGAAACTCGGAG CAATCGCAGCAAACGACGAATGTGACCCCAACGAGTTCTGCAACGGACCTACGAGTGAACTCTGCTGCAGTGAACGTCGCTTTGTCTAGCGTCGCGAAATATTGGGTGTTTACAAATTTGTTCCCGGGTCCCATACCGCAAGTTTCGGTTTACGGGCTTCCCACCGGAACGCGCATAGAAAATGGAAAACCAGTGCAG GATATTGGCCAAGCCCATGCAAGCATACTTAATGGAGACCCAAACATCATACTTGGACACCACGCAGGACAGTCGCAAGTCACTGTCTCAGCAGCGCAACAGTTACCACAGATCATTGCTACGCAAACACAATCCCATG ATTTGGCCCATGTACAGCAACAAGAGCTAGCATCTCAACAGGGCTCGGGCACAACCCAGGTCACCGTGAGCCCGGGTCAAACCACTCACCAGGTATCCAATAACCGGGTCGAGTTTGTACACCATAACATTGATATG GATCATCATTTACAGCAACACATAATGCAACAACAGCTGATGGCCGCAACGCGCCCTGAACACTCCAATCAACAG ATCCAGCTGACAGTGAGCGAGGATGGCATCGTCACAGTAGTGGACCCTGGAGGGGGAAAGCTCGTGGACAAAGAGGAATTACATGAAGCTATCAAAATGCCTTCAGACCACACCCTCACTGTGCACCAGTTACAGCAAATCGTTGGGCAACAG GTGTTAGAAAACGTGGTCCGCATCGAGCAAGCGACCGGCGAGCCGGCCAATATCTTAGTAACGCAGAACCCAGACGGAACCACGTCCATCGAAGCCAGTGCGGCCGATCCACTTGCCGTCGTGAAGGACGAAAAAAGTTCCAAAATAGAGACCGCGCATTTCGCGCTACCAGCTGAAATAAAAGACCTCAAGGGCATTGATTTGAAG AGTGTAGGAGCGATGGGGATGGAAGGAGCGGTGGTGAAGATATCAGCGGGTGCTTCCGAGCACGATATGCACGCCATGTACAAAGTCAATGTAGAGGATTTGTCACAGCTACTGGCTTACCACGAAGTCTTTGGTAAACTCAATACCGACGGCCAGCCACAAGCTAAA GTGATAGGCGAAGTGGAAGTAGAAGCGGGAACGAGCGCGGCTATGTCGGCGGAAGAGTCCTCACCTGGTCACCACGCCTGTGATATTTGCGGGAAGATATTCCAGTTCCGTTACCAACTTATTGTTCATAG ACGATACCACGGCGAGCGGAAACCCTTCACGTGTCAAGTTTGTGGATCGGCCTTTGCGAATCCTGTTGAACTATCAAGACACGGGAAATGCCATCTTG CCGGTGATCCAGCCGATAGGACGGCTAAAAGGTTGACCCAGGACAAACCCTATGCGTGCACGACTTGCCATAAAACGTTCGCGCGCAAAGAACACCTAGACAACCACGTACGAAGTCACACCGGAGAAACTCCATACAG GTGTCAATTTTGCGCCAAAACGTTTACGCGCAAAGAACACATGGTCAACCATGTCCGCAAACACACAGGCGAGACTCCGCACCGCTGTGACATCTGCAAGAAAAGCTTCACCAGGAAGGAACACTTTATGAACCACGTCATGTGGCACACTG GTGAAACGCCGCATCGCTGCGACTTCTGCTCCAAAACGTTCACACGCAAGGAGCATCTACTCAACCACGTTCGACAACACACTGGCGAGTCCCCGCATCGTTGCAACTACTGCTCGAAGTCATTCACGCGCCGCGAACATCTTGTCAATCATGTGCGGCAACACACGGGAGAAACACCCTTCCAGTGCGGATACTGCCCCAAAGCGTTCACGAGGAAAGACCATCTAG TGAACCACGTCAGACAACACACGGGCGAATCTCCTCACAAGTGCTCGTTCTGTACTAAATCCTTCACTCGCAAAGAGCACCTGACAAACCACGTAAGGCAACACACCGGAGAATCGCCCCACAGATGCACCTACTGCGCAAAATCCTTCACCAGGAAGGAGCATCTTAATAATCACGTTAG ACAGCACACGGGCGAAACTCCGCACAAATGTACGTTCTGCCCGAAGGCGTACTCTCGTAAGGAGCATCTGAACAACCACATCCGGCAACATACTGGCGACGCGCCGCACTCCTGTTCCTATTGCAACAAGAGTTTCTCCAGGAAGGAACATCTTGTCAATCATATTCG GCAACACACGGGCGAGACCCCATTCAAGTGCACGTACTGTTCCAAGTCGTTCTCGCGCAAGGAACACCTCACGAATCACGTGCACCTGCACACCGGGGAAACGCCGCACAAATGCCCCTTTTGTACCAAAACCTTCTCCCGGAAGGAGCATCTCACTAATCACGTCAG AATACACACGGGTGAATCCCCACATCGATGCGAATTCTGTCACAAGACGTTCACACGGAAAGAGCACTTGACCAACCATCTCAAGCAGCACACGGGAGACACGCCCCACGCTTGCAAAGTCTGCTCTAAGCCTTTCACTCGCAAGGAGCATCTTGTTGCGCATATGAG ATCGCACAGTTGCGGCGAACGGCCGTTCAGTTGCGGCGAGTGCGGCAAGTCGTTCCCATTGAAAGGCAATTTGCTGTTCCACGAGCGATCGCACAACAAAAACGGCACCGGCGCGCGGCCCTTCCGCTGCGACATCTGTTCCAAGGATTTCATGTGCAAAG GTCATTTGGCGTCCCACCGGCGCACGCACAGCGAGGCGGCGGCGGAGGGCGCGGTCGACGCGCCCGCCGAGGAGGACTGCGGCGACTGCGTCAAGTGCGAGAAGGACCCGCTCGACCAGCCCGAGCGGAAACACGACATCAG aCCAGCAGCAGAAAGCAGACCTGCTGAGAACGCCGTAGCACAAAATCCCCAAGCTAATGCAACTGTGATGCAAATTACCAGTCAA CAGGTGCGGGCTGGCGCCGCGTCGGGCGCGGCCGCGGTCCCGAGCGCCACGTTCACGGCCGCCGCGCCGCTGCACCACCCGGTCACCGTCAACTACTaa
- the LOC141429159 gene encoding uncharacterized protein isoform X1 has protein sequence MNPEHHNINTGGGQPPGNSEQSQQTTNVTPTSSATDLRVNSAAVNVALSSVAKYWVFTNLFPGPIPQVSVYGLPTGTRIENGKPVQDIGQAHASILNGDPNIILGHHAGQSQVTVSAAQQLPQIIATQTQSHDLAHVQQQELASQQGSGTTQVTVSPGQTTHQVSNNRVEFVHHNIDMDHHLQQHIMQQQLMAATRPEHSNQQIQLTVSEDGIVTVVDPGGGKLVDKEELHEAIKMPSDHTLTVHQLQQIVGQQVLENVVRIEQATGEPANILVTQNPDGTTSIEASAADPLAVVKDEKSSKIETAHFALPAEIKDLKGIDLKSVGAMGMEGAVVKISAGASEHDMHAMYKVNVEDLSQLLAYHEVFGKLNTDGQPQAKVIGEVEVEAGTSAAMSAEESSPGHHACDICGKIFQFRYQLIVHRRYHGERKPFTCQVCGSAFANPVELSRHGKCHLAGDPADRTAKRLTQDKPYACTTCHKTFARKEHLDNHVRSHTGETPYRCQFCAKTFTRKEHMVNHVRKHTGETPHRCDICKKSFTRKEHFMNHVMWHTGETPHHCTICGKKYTRKEHLTNHMRSHTNDTPFRCELCGKSFTRKEHFTNHILWHTGETPHRCDFCSKTFTRKEHLLNHVRQHTGESPHRCNYCSKSFTRREHLVNHVRQHTGETPFQCGYCPKAFTRKDHLVNHVRQHTGESPHKCSFCTKSFTRKEHLTNHVRQHTGESPHRCTYCAKSFTRKEHLNNHVRQHTGETPHKCTFCPKAYSRKEHLNNHIRQHTGDAPHSCSYCNKSFSRKEHLVNHIRQHTGETPFKCTYCSKSFSRKEHLTNHVHLHTGETPHKCPFCTKTFSRKEHLTNHVRIHTGESPHRCEFCHKTFTRKEHLTNHLKQHTGDTPHACKVCSKPFTRKEHLVAHMRSHSCGERPFSCGECGKSFPLKGNLLFHERSHNKNGTGARPFRCDICSKDFMCKGHLASHRRTHSEAAAEGAVDAPAEEDCGDCVKCEKDPLDQPERKHDIRPAAESRPAENAVAQNPQANATVMQITSQQVRAGAASGAAAVPSATFTAAAPLHHPVTVNY, from the exons ATGAATCCGGAGCATCACAATATCAATACGGGTGGCGGCCAGCCCCCAGGAAACTCGGAG CAATCGCAGCAAACGACGAATGTGACCCCAACGAGTTCTGCAACGGACCTACGAGTGAACTCTGCTGCAGTGAACGTCGCTTTGTCTAGCGTCGCGAAATATTGGGTGTTTACAAATTTGTTCCCGGGTCCCATACCGCAAGTTTCGGTTTACGGGCTTCCCACCGGAACGCGCATAGAAAATGGAAAACCAGTGCAG GATATTGGCCAAGCCCATGCAAGCATACTTAATGGAGACCCAAACATCATACTTGGACACCACGCAGGACAGTCGCAAGTCACTGTCTCAGCAGCGCAACAGTTACCACAGATCATTGCTACGCAAACACAATCCCATG ATTTGGCCCATGTACAGCAACAAGAGCTAGCATCTCAACAGGGCTCGGGCACAACCCAGGTCACCGTGAGCCCGGGTCAAACCACTCACCAGGTATCCAATAACCGGGTCGAGTTTGTACACCATAACATTGATATG GATCATCATTTACAGCAACACATAATGCAACAACAGCTGATGGCCGCAACGCGCCCTGAACACTCCAATCAACAG ATCCAGCTGACAGTGAGCGAGGATGGCATCGTCACAGTAGTGGACCCTGGAGGGGGAAAGCTCGTGGACAAAGAGGAATTACATGAAGCTATCAAAATGCCTTCAGACCACACCCTCACTGTGCACCAGTTACAGCAAATCGTTGGGCAACAG GTGTTAGAAAACGTGGTCCGCATCGAGCAAGCGACCGGCGAGCCGGCCAATATCTTAGTAACGCAGAACCCAGACGGAACCACGTCCATCGAAGCCAGTGCGGCCGATCCACTTGCCGTCGTGAAGGACGAAAAAAGTTCCAAAATAGAGACCGCGCATTTCGCGCTACCAGCTGAAATAAAAGACCTCAAGGGCATTGATTTGAAG AGTGTAGGAGCGATGGGGATGGAAGGAGCGGTGGTGAAGATATCAGCGGGTGCTTCCGAGCACGATATGCACGCCATGTACAAAGTCAATGTAGAGGATTTGTCACAGCTACTGGCTTACCACGAAGTCTTTGGTAAACTCAATACCGACGGCCAGCCACAAGCTAAA GTGATAGGCGAAGTGGAAGTAGAAGCGGGAACGAGCGCGGCTATGTCGGCGGAAGAGTCCTCACCTGGTCACCACGCCTGTGATATTTGCGGGAAGATATTCCAGTTCCGTTACCAACTTATTGTTCATAG ACGATACCACGGCGAGCGGAAACCCTTCACGTGTCAAGTTTGTGGATCGGCCTTTGCGAATCCTGTTGAACTATCAAGACACGGGAAATGCCATCTTG CCGGTGATCCAGCCGATAGGACGGCTAAAAGGTTGACCCAGGACAAACCCTATGCGTGCACGACTTGCCATAAAACGTTCGCGCGCAAAGAACACCTAGACAACCACGTACGAAGTCACACCGGAGAAACTCCATACAG GTGTCAATTTTGCGCCAAAACGTTTACGCGCAAAGAACACATGGTCAACCATGTCCGCAAACACACAGGCGAGACTCCGCACCGCTGTGACATCTGCAAGAAAAGCTTCACCAGGAAGGAACACTTTATGAACCACGTCATGTGGCACACTG GTGAAACTCCACATCATTGTACAATATGCGGCAAGAAGTATACTAGGAAGGAGCATTTAACCAACCATATGCGATCCCATACAAACGATACCCCGTTCCGCTGCGAACTCTGTGGGAAGTCTTTCACGAGAAAGGAACACTTCACCAATCACATATTGTGGCATACTG GTGAAACGCCGCATCGCTGCGACTTCTGCTCCAAAACGTTCACACGCAAGGAGCATCTACTCAACCACGTTCGACAACACACTGGCGAGTCCCCGCATCGTTGCAACTACTGCTCGAAGTCATTCACGCGCCGCGAACATCTTGTCAATCATGTGCGGCAACACACGGGAGAAACACCCTTCCAGTGCGGATACTGCCCCAAAGCGTTCACGAGGAAAGACCATCTAG TGAACCACGTCAGACAACACACGGGCGAATCTCCTCACAAGTGCTCGTTCTGTACTAAATCCTTCACTCGCAAAGAGCACCTGACAAACCACGTAAGGCAACACACCGGAGAATCGCCCCACAGATGCACCTACTGCGCAAAATCCTTCACCAGGAAGGAGCATCTTAATAATCACGTTAG ACAGCACACGGGCGAAACTCCGCACAAATGTACGTTCTGCCCGAAGGCGTACTCTCGTAAGGAGCATCTGAACAACCACATCCGGCAACATACTGGCGACGCGCCGCACTCCTGTTCCTATTGCAACAAGAGTTTCTCCAGGAAGGAACATCTTGTCAATCATATTCG GCAACACACGGGCGAGACCCCATTCAAGTGCACGTACTGTTCCAAGTCGTTCTCGCGCAAGGAACACCTCACGAATCACGTGCACCTGCACACCGGGGAAACGCCGCACAAATGCCCCTTTTGTACCAAAACCTTCTCCCGGAAGGAGCATCTCACTAATCACGTCAG AATACACACGGGTGAATCCCCACATCGATGCGAATTCTGTCACAAGACGTTCACACGGAAAGAGCACTTGACCAACCATCTCAAGCAGCACACGGGAGACACGCCCCACGCTTGCAAAGTCTGCTCTAAGCCTTTCACTCGCAAGGAGCATCTTGTTGCGCATATGAG ATCGCACAGTTGCGGCGAACGGCCGTTCAGTTGCGGCGAGTGCGGCAAGTCGTTCCCATTGAAAGGCAATTTGCTGTTCCACGAGCGATCGCACAACAAAAACGGCACCGGCGCGCGGCCCTTCCGCTGCGACATCTGTTCCAAGGATTTCATGTGCAAAG GTCATTTGGCGTCCCACCGGCGCACGCACAGCGAGGCGGCGGCGGAGGGCGCGGTCGACGCGCCCGCCGAGGAGGACTGCGGCGACTGCGTCAAGTGCGAGAAGGACCCGCTCGACCAGCCCGAGCGGAAACACGACATCAG aCCAGCAGCAGAAAGCAGACCTGCTGAGAACGCCGTAGCACAAAATCCCCAAGCTAATGCAACTGTGATGCAAATTACCAGTCAA CAGGTGCGGGCTGGCGCCGCGTCGGGCGCGGCCGCGGTCCCGAGCGCCACGTTCACGGCCGCCGCGCCGCTGCACCACCCGGTCACCGTCAACTACTaa